The following are encoded together in the Choloepus didactylus isolate mChoDid1 chromosome 7, mChoDid1.pri, whole genome shotgun sequence genome:
- the KHDC3L gene encoding KHDC3-like protein, translated as MTTPKQFPTLVQLEQGEGQRFEQLGDFSNPPYWFHPEFLKNPRAVHVEAWLVEEIFGRGGEHIPHVECVSQTLLRVNRWELGGEAEILIFGRPYYQHDVARLIMNLADYHRQLRTQSSEKPPTQEAGKQEAAVQGPVTRL; from the exons ATGACTACTCCGAAGCAATTTCCGACGCTCGTGCAGCTGGAGCAGGGAGAAGGGCAGCGATTCGAGCAGCTCGGTGACTTCAGTAACCCGCCCTACTGGTTCCACCCTGAGTTCCTGAAGAATCCGCGAGCAGTTCACGTCGAGGCGTGGCTTGTAGAAGAGATCTTCG GCCGGGGCGGAGAGCACATCCCGCATGTCGAGTGTGTGAGCCAGACCCTGCTTCGCGTGAATCGGTGGGAACTCGGAGGCGAGGCAGAGATTTTGATATTTGGGCGGCCTTATTACCAGCATGACGTAGCCAGGTTGATCATGAATTTAGCAGATTATCACCGCCAGCTCCGGACGCAAA GCTCAGAGAAGCCTCCTACCCAAGAAGCTGGGAAGCAGGAGGCAGCTGTCCAAGGCCCAGTTACCAGGTTGTGA